In one Candidatus Peribacter riflensis genomic region, the following are encoded:
- a CDS encoding large subunit ribosomal protein L31 has product MKKAIHPQMFQDAKATCTACGAVFMIPSTTKEVTVEICRMCHPVYTGKKQGEARGGRIERFRKRMAAGKTKGDK; this is encoded by the coding sequence ATGAAGAAGGCCATTCACCCGCAGATGTTTCAGGACGCCAAGGCCACTTGCACGGCTTGCGGCGCGGTGTTTATGATCCCGTCCACCACGAAAGAGGTGACAGTTGAAATCTGCAGAATGTGCCACCCGGTCTACACGGGCAAGAAGCAGGGCGAGGCGCGCGGCGGCCGCATTGAGCGCTTCCGCAAGCGCATGGCGGCCGGAAAGACCAAAGGGGACAAATGA
- a CDS encoding DNA gyrase subunit A: MPKKSDKPAEPEKNEKKDKGEQPTPETPSAAPANGLPVQTSLSNIGKIVPRPIVQEMETSYLDYAMSVIVSRALPDVRDGLKPVHRRILYAMNELGLKSTAKFRKCALVVGDVLGKYHPHGDSAVYEALVRMAQDFSMRYPIIHGQGNFGSIDGDGAAAMRYTEAKMAKIADELLQDIDKQTVEFMGNYDSTRKEPRVMPAKIPHLLLNGTVGIAVGMATNIPPHNMGEIIDATLHLMDHPDATVEELLEFVQGPDFPTGGIVYNREAIKQAYLTGRGSIIVRAKAQIEEIKGRYVIRVSEIPYQVNKSTMIEKMAHLVQDKAIDGISDIRDESDRTGIRIIVELKKDSYPQKVLNQLFKHTDLQTSFGYNMIALDGGLQPRLLNLEEALTLFLAHRREVVRRRVTFDRDRARDRAHILEGLSLALNDIDKVIALIKKSETKEIAKENLVKKFKLSEIQADAILQMRLQTLAGLERKKIEEELAEKRKFIAECEAILKDPKKIDKIIKTELVEIKETYGDPRRTTIVKHDVGEFSAKDTIPNAPMIVTLTQTGYVKRLSPMQFRAQQRGGKGVKGMTTKEEDEVLSLLHVMNHDDLLFFTNTGRVFKLPTYELPQGSRVAKGQAIVNLLQLQPEERVTAILRADMQGKKFLFMVTRGGTVKRTELTEFENIRRSGLIAQKMPAGDELRWVVETDGKNEIILLTQKGKAIRFKEDDVRPMGRAAAGVRGIKLSTGDKVVEAAAILDPKKSKLLVVMENGLGKMTPVEQYRFQGRGGTGVKAAQLTAKTGDIVGGCVLEEGAEGDLLCLSKQGQAIRMQLSDIPSLGRATQGVIIMRLNGKDKVATVSVVMYDKEAEEAVLEAAEEQRTEEVEAIEKEERRVKRAAKAAQSEK; encoded by the coding sequence ATGCCTAAGAAATCCGACAAACCCGCAGAGCCCGAGAAGAATGAGAAGAAGGACAAGGGCGAACAACCGACACCCGAAACACCTTCGGCCGCTCCGGCGAACGGGCTTCCTGTACAGACCAGTCTTTCCAATATCGGAAAGATCGTTCCGCGTCCCATCGTGCAGGAAATGGAGACGAGCTACCTCGATTACGCGATGAGTGTCATTGTCTCACGCGCGCTTCCTGATGTGCGGGACGGCTTGAAGCCGGTGCACCGCCGTATTCTCTATGCGATGAACGAACTTGGGCTCAAGTCGACGGCCAAGTTCCGCAAGTGCGCACTCGTCGTCGGAGATGTTCTTGGTAAGTACCACCCGCACGGCGACAGCGCCGTGTACGAGGCGCTCGTGCGCATGGCGCAGGATTTCTCGATGCGGTATCCCATCATCCACGGGCAGGGGAACTTCGGCTCGATCGACGGTGACGGTGCCGCAGCCATGCGCTACACCGAGGCGAAGATGGCCAAGATCGCCGACGAGCTCCTGCAGGATATCGACAAGCAGACCGTGGAGTTCATGGGCAACTACGATTCCACGCGCAAGGAGCCCAGGGTCATGCCTGCCAAGATTCCGCATCTGCTTCTCAACGGTACCGTGGGCATCGCTGTGGGCATGGCCACGAATATCCCGCCCCACAACATGGGCGAGATCATCGATGCCACGCTGCACCTGATGGATCATCCGGATGCCACGGTGGAGGAACTTCTGGAGTTCGTGCAGGGTCCCGATTTTCCGACGGGCGGCATTGTCTACAACCGCGAGGCGATCAAGCAGGCGTACCTGACGGGGCGCGGCTCCATCATCGTGCGCGCCAAGGCCCAGATTGAAGAAATAAAGGGGCGCTACGTCATCCGCGTCTCCGAAATTCCCTACCAGGTGAACAAGTCCACGATGATCGAGAAGATGGCACATCTGGTGCAGGACAAAGCCATCGACGGCATCTCCGATATCCGCGACGAATCGGACCGTACGGGCATCCGCATCATCGTGGAGCTCAAGAAAGACAGTTATCCCCAGAAGGTTCTGAATCAGCTCTTCAAGCACACCGATCTGCAGACGAGCTTCGGCTACAACATGATCGCCCTCGATGGGGGATTGCAGCCGCGGCTGCTCAATTTGGAAGAGGCGCTCACGCTCTTCCTCGCGCATCGCCGCGAGGTGGTGCGACGGCGCGTGACGTTCGACCGTGACCGGGCCAGGGATCGTGCACACATCCTCGAAGGGTTGAGTCTGGCCCTGAACGACATCGACAAGGTCATCGCGCTCATCAAGAAGAGCGAAACCAAGGAGATCGCCAAAGAGAATCTGGTGAAGAAATTCAAGCTCTCCGAGATCCAGGCCGACGCCATTCTGCAGATGCGCCTTCAGACGCTGGCGGGATTGGAAAGGAAGAAGATCGAAGAAGAGCTCGCCGAGAAGAGAAAGTTCATCGCCGAATGCGAGGCGATTCTCAAGGATCCCAAGAAGATCGACAAAATCATCAAGACAGAACTCGTCGAGATCAAAGAGACCTATGGTGACCCGCGCCGCACGACGATCGTGAAGCATGACGTGGGCGAGTTCTCGGCCAAAGACACGATTCCGAATGCGCCGATGATCGTTACGCTCACACAGACGGGCTACGTGAAGAGGCTCAGCCCCATGCAGTTCCGTGCCCAGCAGCGCGGAGGCAAGGGCGTGAAGGGCATGACGACCAAGGAGGAAGACGAGGTGCTCTCGCTCCTCCATGTGATGAACCACGACGATCTGCTCTTCTTCACGAACACGGGACGCGTGTTCAAGCTGCCGACGTACGAGCTCCCGCAGGGGAGCAGAGTGGCCAAGGGGCAGGCGATCGTGAACCTGCTTCAGTTGCAGCCGGAGGAGCGCGTGACGGCGATCCTGCGTGCCGACATGCAGGGCAAGAAGTTCCTCTTCATGGTCACACGCGGCGGCACCGTGAAGCGCACGGAGCTCACAGAATTCGAGAACATCCGGCGTTCCGGCCTGATCGCGCAGAAGATGCCTGCGGGTGATGAATTGCGATGGGTGGTCGAGACCGACGGCAAGAACGAGATCATCCTGCTCACGCAGAAGGGCAAGGCCATCCGCTTCAAAGAGGATGACGTGCGTCCCATGGGCCGTGCGGCGGCCGGCGTGCGTGGCATCAAGCTCAGTACCGGTGACAAGGTGGTGGAGGCTGCGGCGATTCTGGATCCGAAGAAATCAAAGCTCCTCGTAGTGATGGAGAACGGACTCGGCAAGATGACCCCGGTGGAGCAGTACCGCTTCCAGGGTCGCGGAGGAACGGGGGTGAAGGCCGCGCAGCTCACGGCCAAGACAGGCGATATCGTGGGCGGGTGCGTGCTCGAGGAGGGTGCGGAAGGGGATCTGTTGTGTCTCAGCAAGCAGGGGCAGGCCATTCGCATGCAGCTCTCGGATATCCCATCGCTCGGACGCGCCACGCAGGGTGTGATCATCATGCGCTTAAACGGGAAGGACAAAGTCGCGACGGTGAGCGTGGTGATGTACGACAAGGAGGCGGAGGAGGCGGTGCTCGAGGCTGCCGAGGAGCAGCGTACCGAAGAGGTGGAAGCGATCGAGAAGGAGGAGAGACGGGTGAAGCGTGCGGCGAAAGCGGCGCAGAGCGAAAAATGA
- a CDS encoding uroporphyrin-III C/tetrapyrrole methyltransferase: protein MTIPHQRGPGIMTHHMLSIVSTPIGNLGDITLRALATLKKCDAIVCEDTRVTGQLLQLLELPKKELISCHGYSNPKKVDDIIRMLTEGRHLVLVSDAGTPGISDPGYALVSRARCGRIPIEVIPGPAAFLAALSASGLPVNRFVYLGFLPLKKGRQTLLKSLKEEERTIVFYESVHRIEKTLRELAEALQDQPDRPVVIARELTKMHEEIVTTTVAGLPAIAQSIVKKGEFAVIIGAQ from the coding sequence ATGACAATTCCGCACCAGAGAGGACCGGGTATCATGACTCACCATATGCTCTCCATTGTTTCAACACCCATCGGGAACCTCGGCGACATCACCCTGCGCGCCCTCGCAACGCTGAAGAAATGTGATGCGATTGTCTGCGAAGACACGCGGGTGACGGGGCAACTGCTGCAATTGCTGGAACTGCCCAAGAAAGAATTGATCAGCTGCCACGGCTACAGCAATCCAAAGAAAGTGGATGACATCATACGAATGCTCACGGAAGGTCGGCACCTCGTCCTCGTGAGCGATGCCGGAACCCCCGGCATCTCGGACCCCGGTTACGCCCTCGTTTCACGCGCCCGCTGCGGGAGGATCCCGATCGAGGTGATTCCCGGACCGGCTGCGTTCCTCGCGGCCTTAAGCGCAAGCGGGCTCCCGGTGAACCGCTTCGTCTACCTGGGCTTTCTGCCGCTCAAAAAAGGACGCCAGACCCTGCTCAAGTCATTGAAGGAGGAAGAACGGACCATCGTCTTCTACGAATCCGTGCACCGCATCGAAAAGACCCTGCGCGAGCTCGCCGAGGCACTGCAAGATCAGCCCGACCGCCCTGTGGTGATCGCACGGGAGCTCACAAAGATGCACGAGGAAATCGTCACAACGACCGTTGCCGGGCTTCCTGCAATCGCCCAGTCGATTGTGAAGAAAGGAGAGTTCGCGGTGATCATCGGAGCACAGTAA
- a CDS encoding peptidase M23: MHIMNRAATVAVLLAGLVPLLTFALITSEERIDAERAFRSALDKASAEYQRTRSLPALKRLHEAELREAQARVPSLMREKRALRLKIAGVQRAIAVLEQRFGWLAQKDASADMRPEDIVEAFAYVRRSQPILGSAVGGRSFFRRALVASFGVLQEEDLQWGMLESVLRATAEAEAQRGRLLVLQVQHDALRIEALRMVAQLERSARGLAVTESQLKDIQANMEEVHAQVLKMQGALARIDAKLRSRVERELLEKGLLTPGAIDRSAMPVTPQFAWPAYGTRSAGFLDAGYQELFGISHYGVDIVVGQGSPVFSAADGIVFLARDGGARGYSYVLVGHRGGYATLYGHLSKITVTSGQDLKQGEAVGLSGGAVGAYGSGPTTTGPHLHFEVIKDGTNIDPLFVLP; this comes from the coding sequence ATGCACATTATGAATCGCGCTGCCACGGTGGCTGTCCTGCTTGCGGGGCTCGTCCCGCTTCTCACATTTGCGCTCATCACGTCGGAGGAGCGCATCGATGCCGAACGCGCGTTCCGTTCCGCGCTCGACAAGGCTTCGGCGGAGTATCAGCGCACGCGCAGCCTGCCGGCCCTCAAGCGTCTGCACGAGGCGGAACTGCGTGAGGCGCAAGCGCGTGTTCCCTCGCTCATGCGCGAGAAGCGCGCATTGCGGCTGAAGATCGCGGGGGTGCAGCGTGCCATCGCCGTACTTGAACAGCGATTCGGATGGTTGGCGCAGAAAGACGCTTCTGCAGACATGCGTCCTGAAGACATCGTGGAGGCATTCGCCTACGTGCGTCGCTCTCAGCCGATTCTGGGATCCGCAGTCGGGGGGCGGTCGTTCTTCCGGCGCGCGCTGGTCGCCTCGTTCGGCGTTCTGCAGGAGGAAGATCTGCAGTGGGGCATGCTCGAGAGCGTTCTGCGCGCCACGGCCGAAGCAGAAGCGCAGCGGGGCCGGTTGCTTGTGTTGCAGGTCCAGCATGACGCTCTCCGCATCGAAGCACTGCGCATGGTCGCACAGCTGGAGCGGTCCGCGCGCGGGCTTGCCGTGACTGAATCTCAACTCAAAGACATTCAGGCCAACATGGAAGAGGTGCACGCTCAGGTGCTGAAGATGCAGGGGGCGCTCGCGCGCATCGACGCCAAGCTCCGCAGCCGCGTCGAGCGTGAACTTCTCGAAAAAGGCCTGCTCACTCCCGGGGCGATCGACCGATCGGCCATGCCGGTCACGCCGCAGTTCGCCTGGCCCGCGTACGGCACGCGGTCGGCGGGGTTCCTCGATGCGGGCTACCAGGAGCTCTTTGGTATTTCGCACTACGGAGTGGATATCGTTGTGGGGCAGGGATCGCCGGTCTTCAGTGCGGCGGATGGCATCGTGTTCCTCGCCCGCGACGGGGGAGCGCGCGGCTACTCGTACGTGCTGGTTGGCCATCGCGGGGGCTATGCCACGCTCTACGGCCACCTCTCGAAGATCACGGTCACGAGTGGTCAGGATCTGAAGCAGGGGGAGGCAGTGGGGTTGAGCGGCGGCGCGGTGGGAGCGTACGGCTCGGGTCCCACCACTACCGGTCCCCACCTCCACTTCGAGGTGATCAAAGACGGGACGAATATTGATCCGCTCTTCGTGCTCCCCTAA
- a CDS encoding holliday junction DNA helicase RuvA, protein MIAHLRGIIARTTPGEVTVDVDGVGYRVMVPLDVWEQVEEGTIAKLWISTFIREDRFDLFGFLSTQSRTLFEEFLSIPGIGPKTALEICSVPRGLLSMAIREQDAAPLTGIKGIGKKTAEKLLLELKSLAEKLPELFAGSEQGPARSVVDPDAVSALEALGYDAPTIMHALKSLPPDLATTEDRVSAALRSL, encoded by the coding sequence ATGATTGCCCACCTCCGCGGCATCATCGCACGGACAACTCCCGGAGAAGTGACCGTGGACGTGGATGGCGTGGGCTACCGCGTGATGGTTCCGCTCGATGTGTGGGAACAGGTGGAGGAAGGCACGATCGCGAAGCTCTGGATTTCCACATTCATCCGGGAAGACCGCTTCGACCTCTTCGGGTTCCTCTCAACACAGAGCCGCACGCTGTTTGAGGAATTCCTCTCCATCCCGGGCATCGGGCCCAAGACGGCACTGGAAATCTGCAGCGTGCCGCGCGGGCTCCTGAGCATGGCTATCCGCGAGCAGGATGCAGCGCCACTCACAGGGATCAAGGGCATCGGCAAGAAGACTGCCGAAAAACTGCTCTTGGAATTGAAATCACTCGCCGAAAAGCTCCCCGAGCTCTTCGCAGGATCAGAACAAGGCCCCGCCCGCTCTGTCGTAGACCCCGATGCCGTCTCTGCACTTGAGGCTCTGGGGTACGACGCCCCGACGATCATGCATGCCCTGAAGTCCCTGCCCCCGGATCTCGCGACGACTGAGGACCGCGTGTCTGCGGCACTCCGTTCCCTTTAG
- a CDS encoding glucose-6-phosphate isomerase: protein MLDLSVSQALAKAITPSFGVPDQELSALRTGLRRYVQEWLKEREKGQHTWSMSPYDKDAVEAVKEVAIRTKAERIRTVVWIGIGGSGLGPKVIQEAFETPETVEFILLDSIDPSFVETVLKIVDWRYTLLVVASKSGGTLEPMSLFFTCYEKMKAARGAQAAHYTIALTDPFGGPLRSFCLEEDIRMLTIPSEIGGRFSIFTPVGLLPLALLDGNIDSFVRGAKEMDTLCQNTALDENPATLLAAVQYLLDFKRGYSVRVIMPYSARLTSIARWDQQLIAESLGKTETKNPIPLAAIGTQDQHSLLQQWMAGPRLPWHLFIREEEKPRVHLPEHLPEPFAHLQGKTFGQLLDACYTGTAAALTSVKRPSVTITLPRLDERHLGQLFFLLLAEVIFLGKLYRIDPYGQPAVEIGKKITKDILSKGRTEE, encoded by the coding sequence ATGCTCGACCTCTCCGTCTCACAGGCACTCGCAAAGGCCATCACGCCCTCGTTCGGCGTGCCGGATCAGGAGCTCAGCGCTCTGCGAACCGGCCTGCGGCGCTACGTGCAGGAATGGCTGAAGGAACGCGAGAAGGGACAGCACACGTGGTCCATGTCTCCCTACGACAAAGACGCGGTGGAAGCCGTAAAAGAAGTTGCTATCCGTACCAAAGCGGAACGGATCCGCACCGTCGTGTGGATCGGCATCGGCGGATCGGGGCTGGGACCCAAAGTGATTCAGGAGGCGTTTGAAACTCCCGAGACGGTGGAGTTCATCCTGCTCGATTCCATCGATCCTTCCTTCGTAGAAACAGTGCTGAAGATCGTGGACTGGCGCTACACGCTACTCGTGGTCGCGAGCAAATCCGGCGGGACCCTGGAGCCCATGAGCCTCTTCTTCACCTGCTACGAAAAGATGAAGGCTGCACGCGGCGCGCAGGCCGCGCACTACACCATCGCCCTCACCGATCCATTCGGCGGGCCGTTGAGGAGCTTCTGCCTGGAAGAGGATATTCGTATGCTCACGATTCCCTCAGAGATCGGCGGGCGCTTCTCCATCTTCACTCCTGTGGGACTATTGCCGCTCGCGCTGCTCGACGGCAACATCGACAGCTTCGTGCGCGGGGCGAAAGAGATGGATACGCTCTGCCAGAACACTGCGCTGGACGAAAACCCCGCCACTCTCCTCGCTGCCGTGCAGTACCTACTCGACTTCAAGCGCGGCTACAGCGTGCGCGTGATCATGCCCTACAGCGCACGCCTCACCTCCATCGCACGCTGGGATCAGCAACTCATCGCCGAGAGTCTGGGGAAAACCGAGACGAAGAATCCCATTCCTTTGGCTGCCATCGGCACGCAGGATCAGCACTCCCTGCTGCAACAGTGGATGGCCGGCCCGCGTCTGCCATGGCATCTGTTCATCCGCGAGGAGGAAAAACCGCGAGTCCATCTGCCGGAGCACCTGCCCGAACCCTTCGCGCACCTGCAGGGCAAGACCTTCGGCCAGTTGCTCGACGCGTGTTACACAGGGACCGCCGCAGCCCTCACATCGGTCAAGCGTCCCTCGGTAACGATCACGCTCCCACGCCTGGATGAGCGGCACTTGGGGCAACTCTTCTTCCTCCTGCTCGCCGAAGTCATCTTTTTGGGTAAGCTCTACCGCATCGATCCCTACGGCCAGCCTGCCGTGGAGATCGGCAAAAAGATTACGAAAGACATTCTGTCGAAGGGAAGAACTGAGGAATAA
- a CDS encoding thioredoxin 1: MAASVTDATFQTEVLQSSLPVLVDFWAPWCGPCKMMGPIVDELAQEYEGKVKIVKVNVDENPETPGQFNVMSIPTFILFKGGKPFSSFIGAKPKESVKQEIDRALA, from the coding sequence ATGGCCGCTTCCGTCACTGATGCCACCTTCCAGACCGAAGTTCTGCAGTCGTCCCTTCCCGTGCTCGTGGATTTCTGGGCCCCGTGGTGCGGACCCTGCAAGATGATGGGCCCGATTGTGGATGAGCTGGCCCAGGAGTACGAAGGCAAAGTGAAGATCGTGAAGGTGAATGTGGATGAGAATCCTGAAACGCCCGGGCAGTTCAATGTCATGAGCATTCCCACGTTCATCCTCTTCAAAGGAGGAAAGCCCTTCTCCTCTTTCATCGGCGCCAAGCCCAAAGAGAGTGTGAAGCAGGAAATTGACCGCGCTCTTGCTTAA
- a CDS encoding 5-formaminoimidazole-4-carboxamide-1-(beta)-D-ribofuranosyl 5'-monophosphate synthetase-like protein has protein sequence MNVPDLLKGYDTKNITIGVLGGHSALDVCHGAKKHGFKTVCVARKGREKTYDRYFRTKGKGRGTKGCIDEVILVDKFEDVLRKDVQEKLRSMNTIFVHNRYFWVYFSDYAAIENDFQIPIFGSRTFVKLEERDQPYNQYHLLHDAGIRTPKIFAKPEDIDRPVLVKAAEAQRGYERAFFVVGNQSSWEAEGSRLEQEGKVSAKWRQAPIEEFIVGAPVNFNFFWSPLTKELELLGTDTRRQTNLDGFLRMTAPEQTKALASGIPLKMIETGHIACTVKESILEKAFDLGEKFVTATQKLPKTLDPSGKGIIGPFALQGAVTAEDGKEDIVIFDVSLRIPGSPGTFATPYSRYLYGEAMSVGERVGMEIRKAVTEQAVEQVVT, from the coding sequence ATGAACGTTCCTGATCTCCTCAAAGGCTACGACACAAAGAACATCACCATCGGTGTGCTCGGAGGCCACAGCGCGCTCGATGTCTGCCACGGGGCGAAGAAGCACGGATTCAAAACGGTGTGCGTCGCGCGCAAGGGACGAGAGAAGACGTATGACCGGTATTTTAGGACTAAGGGAAAAGGACGAGGGACGAAAGGGTGCATTGATGAGGTGATCCTTGTGGATAAGTTTGAGGACGTTCTTAGGAAAGACGTGCAGGAGAAGCTGAGAAGTATGAACACAATCTTTGTACATAATCGATACTTCTGGGTGTATTTCTCTGATTACGCTGCGATCGAGAATGATTTTCAAATCCCCATCTTCGGCTCGCGCACGTTCGTGAAGCTCGAGGAACGCGACCAGCCCTACAACCAGTATCATCTGCTCCATGATGCTGGCATCCGCACGCCGAAAATCTTTGCGAAGCCCGAAGACATCGACCGGCCGGTGCTGGTGAAGGCGGCCGAGGCCCAGCGCGGCTACGAACGGGCGTTCTTCGTTGTCGGAAACCAGTCTTCGTGGGAGGCCGAAGGGTCCCGCTTAGAACAAGAGGGAAAGGTATCGGCAAAGTGGCGGCAGGCGCCCATCGAAGAGTTCATCGTCGGCGCACCGGTGAACTTTAACTTCTTCTGGTCGCCGCTCACGAAAGAGTTGGAGCTGCTTGGTACCGACACGCGGCGCCAGACGAACCTCGATGGCTTCCTGCGCATGACTGCTCCGGAGCAGACGAAGGCGCTTGCGTCCGGCATTCCCTTAAAAATGATCGAGACCGGCCACATCGCGTGCACCGTGAAAGAATCCATCCTCGAAAAAGCTTTCGATCTCGGTGAGAAATTTGTGACAGCCACTCAGAAGCTTCCAAAAACCCTGGATCCAAGTGGCAAGGGCATCATCGGGCCTTTCGCGCTGCAGGGAGCGGTGACTGCCGAAGACGGCAAAGAGGATATCGTGATCTTCGACGTTTCGCTCCGCATTCCCGGCTCACCGGGAACGTTTGCGACTCCGTACAGTCGCTACCTCTACGGTGAGGCCATGAGTGTGGGGGAGCGGGTGGGGATGGAGATCCGGAAGGCCGTCACTGAACAGGCAGTGGAGCAGGTGGTGACGTGA
- a CDS encoding phosphoribosylaminoimidazolecarboxamide formyltransferase has protein sequence MAKPKPILLASTKSSDYCIATMGSHSALQILKGARDEGMRNLVICKKGTERPYISYGVADEIITVKDWSEWNDKLEEELIRRNAVVIPHGSFIAYLGTDRVMKMQAMYYGTKEILKWESDRSLERKWLEKSGLELPHLFAKPEDIDRPAIVKFHGASGGFGYFIAKSAEQFYEVKNRKYPEQNEYALQEYIVGVPLYVHYFYSPLTKELEIMSFDKRYESNADSIGRIRAEDQLSANIHTSYTIVGNIPVVVRESMLPQFFAMGERVVEQSRTLGAGKGLFGPFCLECIVTRKLQVFVFEISARIVAGTNPFVEGSPYTQLRYKEPMSTGRRIARDIKQAIEQGRLDEVLG, from the coding sequence ATGGCAAAACCGAAGCCCATCCTTCTGGCATCCACCAAGAGCAGCGACTACTGCATCGCCACCATGGGGAGTCATTCGGCTCTGCAGATTCTGAAAGGGGCGCGCGACGAAGGCATGCGCAATCTGGTGATCTGCAAGAAGGGAACAGAGCGTCCGTACATCAGCTACGGCGTGGCGGATGAAATCATCACAGTGAAAGATTGGTCGGAGTGGAATGACAAACTCGAAGAGGAGTTGATTCGCCGGAACGCCGTCGTCATTCCACATGGGTCTTTCATCGCCTACCTCGGCACCGATCGCGTCATGAAGATGCAGGCCATGTACTACGGCACGAAAGAGATTCTGAAGTGGGAGAGCGACCGGAGCTTAGAGCGGAAATGGCTCGAGAAATCCGGTCTGGAGCTGCCGCACCTCTTTGCGAAGCCCGAAGATATTGACCGCCCGGCCATCGTGAAGTTCCACGGCGCCTCGGGCGGCTTCGGCTACTTCATTGCCAAATCAGCCGAGCAATTCTACGAAGTCAAAAACCGCAAATACCCGGAACAGAACGAATATGCGCTTCAGGAGTACATCGTCGGCGTTCCGCTCTACGTGCACTACTTCTACTCCCCACTCACGAAGGAATTGGAGATCATGAGCTTCGACAAGCGGTACGAATCGAATGCCGACTCCATCGGCCGCATCCGTGCCGAGGACCAATTGTCCGCGAACATCCACACGAGCTACACGATTGTCGGCAACATTCCCGTCGTCGTCCGCGAGTCGATGCTGCCGCAGTTCTTTGCGATGGGCGAGCGGGTGGTGGAACAGAGCCGCACGCTCGGCGCCGGCAAGGGGCTCTTCGGTCCCTTCTGTCTGGAATGCATCGTCACGCGCAAGCTCCAGGTCTTCGTCTTCGAGATTTCGGCACGCATCGTGGCCGGCACGAATCCCTTCGTCGAGGGATCGCCCTACACGCAACTGCGCTACAAAGAGCCGATGAGCACCGGGCGCCGCATCGCACGCGATATCAAGCAGGCGATCGAGCAGGGGAGACTGGATGAAGTGTTGGGGTGA
- a CDS encoding glutaredoxin, translated as MNRRLLLFFTGAFLPVILLALLFPERAFKGPSVTPPPPPAAASADIVAFVSKDCPHCTAFKAFAAQQEWTVEEHDIADATSQALFRSVQDRVPNLRQGVPTIILNGHVIQGYKDDATTGKRIATLLQDYRANRAAGVDFEAFLQGSEPATLETAEGTCDGGCPVDLGSYLLDVPLLGEVDLALMSLPALSILLGFLDGFNPCAMWVLVTLLTLLVATRDPKKVWMIGGTFLLVSGAMYYLFIAAWLNAFLVIGFNAWVQKIIGIVAVGGGAFYFYEAFGKDPNTCAVTDFQQKKRIVDRMKSILEVSAWPAMLLGVVVLAVSVNAIELVCTAGLPAVFTQILAFNEVSALARYGYIALYILLYMIDDVVIFAIAVYTLHATGLTKKYARFTLVFGGFLMYALGALLLFAPEVLTFA; from the coding sequence ATGAACAGACGTCTGCTGCTCTTCTTCACCGGCGCTTTCCTGCCCGTGATACTCCTCGCACTGCTCTTTCCGGAGCGCGCGTTCAAAGGGCCGTCCGTGACCCCTCCCCCGCCGCCCGCGGCGGCGAGCGCAGACATCGTGGCCTTCGTGAGTAAAGATTGCCCGCACTGCACCGCGTTCAAGGCCTTCGCCGCACAGCAGGAATGGACTGTGGAGGAGCATGATATTGCGGATGCCACGAGCCAGGCACTTTTTCGAAGCGTGCAGGATCGCGTACCGAATCTGCGCCAGGGCGTGCCGACCATCATCCTCAACGGACACGTCATCCAGGGGTACAAGGACGATGCGACAACGGGCAAGAGAATCGCAACACTCCTGCAGGACTATCGGGCGAACCGGGCGGCAGGCGTGGATTTTGAGGCATTCCTTCAGGGCTCTGAGCCTGCGACGCTCGAAACGGCTGAAGGAACCTGCGACGGAGGATGCCCCGTGGATTTGGGTTCGTACCTGCTCGATGTCCCCCTGCTGGGCGAAGTGGATCTCGCACTGATGTCGCTGCCTGCGCTCTCGATTCTGCTCGGATTTTTGGACGGCTTCAATCCGTGCGCCATGTGGGTGCTGGTCACGCTCCTGACCCTGCTCGTCGCCACGCGCGACCCGAAGAAGGTGTGGATGATCGGCGGAACATTTCTGCTCGTGAGCGGCGCGATGTACTACCTCTTCATTGCCGCCTGGCTCAACGCCTTCCTCGTCATCGGATTCAACGCATGGGTGCAGAAAATCATCGGAATCGTCGCTGTGGGCGGCGGCGCCTTCTACTTCTACGAAGCCTTTGGCAAAGACCCGAACACCTGCGCTGTGACGGACTTTCAGCAGAAGAAACGCATCGTTGACCGGATGAAAAGTATTCTCGAAGTATCCGCATGGCCGGCCATGCTGCTGGGCGTTGTGGTACTCGCTGTCTCGGTGAATGCCATCGAACTCGTCTGCACGGCGGGGCTGCCCGCCGTCTTCACCCAGATCCTCGCCTTCAACGAAGTGAGTGCCCTCGCGCGTTACGGCTACATCGCTCTCTACATCCTGCTCTACATGATTGATGACGTCGTGATCTTCGCTATCGCGGTCTACACGCTGCACGCCACAGGCCTGACCAAGAAGTACGCCCGCTTCACGCTGGTCTTCGGCGGGTTCCTCATGTACGCACTCGGGGCACTGCTGCTCTTCGCGCCGGAAGTGCTGACCTTCGCATAG